In the Populus trichocarpa isolate Nisqually-1 chromosome 1, P.trichocarpa_v4.1, whole genome shotgun sequence genome, CTTTCTCAATCTATCTCTTGATTGCAAGTGCAAGGCTTTTAGCATTGCTGTAGTTGAGAACCAGGACCCATGGTGCAAAGTGCAACCACACTTTTGCTGTGGAATTTTAGTTCTTACTCTGTTTTCTTAGAAATAGAAGGCGGGAGAGTAAAAAACTTTGAGGCATTTTGCATTCAATAATTTTGCTAACACTTGCATTCTAACTCCTATTTTCACCTCTCCCGCGTTTCCTCAGAATCGTTCCAAGCTGCAACTCGTGAGCTCCAGCGTATCTATGGGAAGGAAGAACTAAATCTGTAAAGCATTATTTTGCTTGAAGTGTAAAATAGAACAGCCTTTTTCTTTGCATTGAAACTAGCATGACTGTAGAGAATTATGCAGCAAGGAATGCCTTGCAGAGAAAGTTCAAGCGATGCTTTCTGTTAATATGATGCAGAACTTATTCATATAAAACTTGGCATGTTGATTATGAATCAGTGAGACGAGGTGCTCATGCACAGTGTGATTAAGAAACCAAATGAAGATGAGacatgttttaatataattagttCTGGcaaatagggttttttttagtgtattcCTATaaagtgaattttgtttttaattattaacaatatcataaaaaaataaattgaaaaactaagctggatatatatatataaagctgaagaaggatgaaattaaaaaaataaaattctcaatttaaaaaaactgagaaacaACTTGAAGCTTTTCCAACAGCCAACAACTCACGTTGCGTTTCCTTACTGCTGCCATTAACCGATAAAGTTTTCCACGGTGCTGGACTCTAATTTCTACATTTCTCAGATAAGAATTCTCCCGAGTGTTTCTTTTTCAAGCAATCAAGACTGACGTTAATCCTGGTCTTCTGTTGTTgatggtattattattattattattattatctagaATTAAGTTTTTGGAGCCTTCACCCAGAAGGGTCTGATGACAACGCCAGAAACTCAAACGGGCACCAGATCCATCTTGAACGCATATGCTGGAATCCATTCGCAATTGTACTTTTACATCATTAACAAACTAACCAAAGCTACTACAAATCTGATGTGAGGAAGAAAAgcgcacacaaaaaaaaagagagaagaaaaggtgagaaaaacaaagaagaaaaaagcattGCCACACGAGAACCACAAATAATATTCTATAATGATAAACTGCAATATCATATGCTAAAACAAGATTGAAAAGAATGGCCATAAGATAAATTACGAGCCCCCCTTTTCCGTCATCAGAATTAGTCCTCGTCCTTCTCTTTCCCTTTACTTTTTCAACAAAAGTGTCACCGGTAACTCATGCTCCCACTAGGAAATCACTTGCATTTAAGAACCACAGCAAGAAGATTTCTGGGCAGCTTGACCACCTCCGCCTGCCTGGTCTGTTGGAGTGATCTTCAACGTAGTAGGCTGCAATACACAACCCAAGCAAAATGCTCAAACACTTAAAGAGCGTTCTCACAAAGACGTTCCTCACTCTTTTCAACTTCAAAATAGTAgttcataaaattcaaatacCTCAGCCCTTGTGTCGGTGTCAGCAAGCCTTTGCTTTATATCCCTTgctattgaaaagaaaacttgCTCCACGTTTAGATTTGTCTTTGCACTCTGTAATAcacatatttttcaataaataccAACGCTAGTTCAATTAGCTTCAAGTTCTGCAAGTTTTACTTACAGTTTCAAAGAATTTGATCCCATATTCATCAGCAAGTGCTTGGCCCTTGGATGTTGGCACAGCCTAAAAGAAACGAAATAATAAGGATTATGAATCACAGAGTGATTCACATTTTGAAGAGCATCCATGCCCAAGTGAGGGAAACAGAGAGATGAATTGCTAGAACTATGAAGTATAAACTACGgcaatttcattttttcctGTCATGGATATGcccagtgaaaaaaaaaattctcagtGTGCTAAAATCTATGGATCAATAACAGCCCTGCTAGTGGAACTAAGATACAATCAAGCAAGCAGGACTTGTGAAATGGCAATCAAAAGCAATTTCACAAATGGTATTAGTTGATTAAGGAACTGCCTAACATACCCGTTTGCTTTCATCCATGTCAGCCTTGTTCCCTACCAATATCTTGTTAACATTATCAGAAGCATGTTGCTCGATGTTGCGAATCCAATTCCTAATGTCTGAAAATGGTGATAAAGCCTGGTTAATGAGAACACAGTCGAAAACGGAAAAGGT is a window encoding:
- the LOC7465129 gene encoding ras-related protein RABE1c; protein product: MAAPPARARADYDYLIKLLLIGDSGVGKSCLLLRFSDGSFTTSFITTIGIDFKIRTIELDGKRIKLQIWDTAGQERFRTITTAYYRGAMGILLVYDVTDESSFNNIRNWIRNIEQHASDNVNKILVGNKADMDESKRAVPTSKGQALADEYGIKFFETSAKTNLNVEQVFFSIARDIKQRLADTDTRAEPTTLKITPTDQAGGGGQAAQKSSCCGS